Proteins encoded by one window of Salvia splendens isolate huo1 chromosome 7, SspV2, whole genome shotgun sequence:
- the LOC121741491 gene encoding formin-like protein 1, with product MPSFSILLLFLLSWMRSPSAAAAAVHRRRILHQPFFPEDSPPPVEPPTPSPPPPPTPKYPFSTNTPNNTNTPFFPSDPSPPPPPSPTALASFPANITSLNLPHSKSKSASAKLIAVAVAAVSAAVVILALAVFIHFRKRRRNDRSSAHDHAKSHRSDSTTTTASTFRGAPDNRHIPKLQRPSQTSSEFLYLGTLVNSHASAAAGGGGIAYNGSISAPADNRTLNPRKMDSPELRPLPPLNAQQNSRRIYRNNADVASSRDDEDEEFYSPKGSLNGRESSIGAGSASRRAFATIDVENFNGSTSNSSSTYSSSASGSGRGSPARSISLSISPGNSLSPRISIPKSPDLIEIQNIAPLHRQLTSSPPPRDLLRKESASPSPPSSSSPERCSRRSEESSPRISSFSDQNTDSPVKISIPKPHPPPPPPPLVVPSRLAAYVPPPPPPPQVAGKVWDSPRTPAPLAKNLVTRPPSMATPLRPMAAESPILISPMELPKNVTESVKKNSEDVLRNEDTTPKTKLKPLHWDKVRASSDREMVWDQLRCSSFKLNEEMIETLFVANASKPTPKEATRWNVLPTPRLDNNRVLDPKKAQNIAILFRALNVTVEEVCEGLMEGNTDILGTELLESLMKMAPTKEEERKLKEYEDVSPTKLGAAERFLKAVLDIPHAFRRIDAMLYISNFEYEVEYLKNSFATLEAACEELRMSRMFLKLLEAVLKTGNRMNVGTNRGDAHAFKLDTLLKLVDIKGADGKTTLLHFVVQEIIKSEGARLSGGGPTDNAGTSDDAKCRKLGLQVVSSLSGELSNVKKAATMDAEVLSSDVSKLSKGIGNISEVVRLVEAVSLEDSSSNKFSVSMSSFMKKAEEEIIRIQAQESVALSLVKEITEYFHGNSVKEEAHPFRIFLVMRDFLTILDRVCKEVGMVNERTVVSSAYKFPVPVNPMLQQVVGGFPNKQPHSSSDEDSS from the exons ATGCCCTCCTTCAgcatcctcctcctcttcttgtTATCCTGGATGAGAAGCCCctcagccgccgccgccgccgtccaCCGCCGCCGCATTCTCCACCAGCCATTCTTCCCGGAGGATTCCCCTCCCCCAGTTGAGCCCCCCACCCCTTCCCCACCGCCACCACCCACCCCCAAATACCCCTTTTCCACTAATACCCCCAACAACACCAATACCCCATTCTTCCCCTCCGATCCCTCTCCCCCACCGCCCCCCTCCCCGACCGCCCTTGCCTCCTTCCCCGCCAACATCACCTCcctcaacctcccccactccaaatccaaatccgCCTCCGCCAAGCTCATCGCCGTCGCTGTTGCTGCCGTCTCCGCGGCCGTCGTCATCCTCGCCCTCGCCGTTTTCATCCACTTCCGCAAGCGCAGGAGAAACGACAGATCGTCCGCGCACGACCACGCTAAATCGCATAGATCCGACAGCACAACCACTACCGCCTCCACATTCCGCGGCGCTCCTGATAACCGCCATATTCCGAAGCTTCAGAGGCCTTCACAGACCAGCTCAGAGTTCCTGTACCTCGGCACTTTGGTCAATTCACATGCTTCCGCCGctgccggcggcggcggcattGCCTACAATGGAAGCATTAGCGCCCCTGCCGACAATCGCACTTTGAATCCGAGGAAAATGGATTCGCCGGAGCTCCGCCCTTTGCCGCCGTTGAACGCGCAACAGAATTCACGCAGGATTTATCGGAACAATGCTGACGTGGCGTCGAGcagagatgatgaagatgaagagtTCTACTCTCCCAAGGGCTCGTTAAACGGTAGGGAAAGTTCGATTGGCGCCGGATCAGCTTCTAGAAGAGCGTTTGCCACCATTGATGTGGAGAATTTCAACGGCTCGACTTCGAATTCCTCCTCAACTTACTCTTCTTCGGCTTCCGGATCGGGCAGGGGCTCTCCGGCAAGGTCCATTTCGCTGAGTATTTCGCCAGGAAACAGTTTGAGTCCTAGGATTTCGATTCCTAAATCGCCTGACCTAATTGAGATTCAGAATATTGCACCGCTGCATAGGCAATTGACGTCGTCTCCTCCGCCGCGAGATTTGTTGCGTAAGGAATCCGCATCTCCATCGCCGCCAAGTTCATCATCACCGGAGAGATGCTCCAGGAGAAGCGAAGAGTCATCTCCGCGGATTTCGAGTTTCTCTGATCAGAACACGGACTCCCCGGTGAAAATCAGCATTCCAAAACCGCAtccacctccaccgccgccgcctcttGTTGTTCCCTCACGTTTAGCAGCTTATGTCCCccctccaccacctccgccacagGTAGCAGGTAAAGTCTGGGATAGTCCGAGAACTCCAGCTCCACTGGCCAAAAATCTCGTCACCAGACCACCATCCATGGCTACTCCGTTAAGACCGATGGCGGCCGAAAGTCCAATATTGATTTCTCCTATGGAATTACCTAAAAATGTCACAGAAAGTGTTAAGAAGAATTCTGAAGATGTACTGCGGAATGAGGATACTACTCCCAAAACAAAATTGAAGCCGTTGCATTGGGATAAAGTGAGGGCGAGCTCCGATCGTGAAATGGTGTGGGATCAGCTGAGATGTAGCTCGTTCAA ATTGAACGAGGAGATGATCGAAACATTGTTTGTTGCAAATGCTTCGAAACCAACTCCAAAGGAAGCAACTAGGTGGAATGTTCTTCCCACTCCTCGCCTAGACAATAACCGGGTTCTTGATCCTAAGAAGGCGCAAAACATTGCAATCTTGTTTAGGGCGCTAAATGTCACGGTAGAGGAGGTTTGCGAGGGCCTTATGGAAG GCAACACTGATATTCTTGGTACTGAGCTTCTTGAGAGTTTAATGAAGATGGCACCAACTAAAGAAGAGGAGAGAAAGCTAAAAGAATATGAAGATGTTTCGCCAACCAAGCTTGGCGCTGCTGAAAGATTTTTGAAGGCAGTACTTGATATACCGCATGCTTTCAGAAGAATCGATGCAATGCTATACATATCAAATTTTGAATATGAGGTGGAATACCTAAAAAATTCATTTGCAACATTGGAG GCAGCTTGTGAAGAATTGAGGATGAGCAGGATGTTCCTCAAGCTTCTTGAAGCAGTTCTGAAGACTGGAAACCGCATGAATGTGGGAACAAATCGGGGTGATGCACATGCTTTCAAACTAGACACACTCCTCAAGCTTGTTGATATCAAAGGAGCAGATGGGAAGACTACACTCTTGCATTTTGTTGTTCAGGAGATAATTAAAAGCGAGGGTGCCCGTCTATCTGGTGGGGGCCCAACTGACAATGCTGGCACAAGTGATGATGCCAAATGCAGAAAGCTTGGCCTCCAAGTTGTTTCTAGCCTTAGTGGTGAGTTATCAAATGTAAAGAAAGCTGCTACTATGGATGCAGAAGTGCTGAGCAGCGATGTCTCCAAACTTTCAAAAGGAATTGGAAATATATCAGAGGTTGTTAGATTGGTTGAAGCAGTGTCCTTGGAAGACAGCAGCAGCAACAAGTTTTCTGTCTCGATGAGCAGCTTCATGAAAAAGGCAGAGGAGGAAATTATTAGGATTCAAGCCCAAGAAAGCGTTGCTCTGTCTCTTGTGAAGGAGATTACTGAGTATTTCCATGGAAACTCAGTGAAGGAAGAGGCCCATCCTTTCAGAATTTTCTTGGTGATGAGGGACTTCCTAACAATTTTGGACCGGGTCTGCAAGGAAGTTGGAATGGTAAATGAACGGACTGTGGTGAGTTCTGCCTACAAGTTTCCAGTTCCTGTTAACCCAATGCTACAGCAGGTTGTGGGGGGTTTCCCAAATAAACAGCCACACTCTTCCTCCGACGAGGATAGTTCTTAG
- the LOC121810258 gene encoding FRIGIDA-like protein 3 yields MEENLSTSTLIDSTASKIQQLQKAFAELESHRAVTLNVKWKQLEEHFHGLQKSLKRRFTELEEQEKDFDNKIVESKEMLEKRKTAVMTKEQASLQRLQEKRDAAVSAIITAMGRCDTSLSVESGVCNSENKMEAPVTDEKIPDTRVIEGNMNVMKRSAGCMNVEVKSYPELVKLCQEMNSEGLHKFISDNRKNLAALREEIPTALKAAADPASLVLDSLKGFYGTDMPNVDAKKDSNLLGLRRTCIMLMECLCSLFINLDANTISAFISENAKERAKLIAEDWQPKLDDLDADASNGNSLEAHAFLQLLATFGINSRFDQESLSKLIPMVSRRRQTAELCRFLGLSDKMPGVIDVLIKNGRHIDAVNLAFAFELTNQFPPISLLKSYLYEARKAPSPAKSGNVSPGASRQVDVNEKELTALKAVIKCIEDHKLEEQFPIETLQKQLLEIEKAKADKKRATEVAKPQPKRPRANGVGHAPRAANDKNFHGRYPQYIYERPYAYTEHHVPSFMSAPTYNFSPSHGSFFPSPYQYQTAYLH; encoded by the exons ATGGAAGAAAACTTATCCACCAGCACTCTGATTGACTCGACAGCCTCTAAGATACAACAACTTCAGAAAGCATTTGCTGAACTTGAAAGTCATCGAGCTGTGACTCTCAACGTGAAATGGAAGCAACTAGAAGAGCATTTTCATGGACTTCAGAAGTCTCTGAAGAGGCGTTTCACAGAACTGGAGGAACAAGAAAAAGACTTCGACAATAAAATAGTTGAATCTAAAGAGATGTTGGAGAAGCGCAAGACGGCAGTAATGACAAAGGAGCAAGCATCACTTCAGAGACTTCAAGAGAAGCGGGATGCTGCTGTCTCAGCTATTATAACTGCTATGGGAAGGTGTGATACGTCTTTATCTGTGGAATCAGGTGTCTGTAATAGCGAAAATAAAATGGAAGCGCCTGTTACAGATGAAAAGATACCAGACACGCGTGTAATTGAGGGTAACATGAATGTCATGAAAAGGTCTGCTGGATGTATGAATGTGGAGGTCAAGTCGTACCCAGAGTTGGTAAAATTGTGCCAAGAGATGAATTCAGAAGGCCTACACAAATTTATATCAGACAACCGCAAGAACCTTGCTGCTTTAAGGGAGGAAATTCCGACCGCACTTAAGGCTGCTGCTGACCCTGCATCTCTTGTTCTGGACTCTCTGAAGGGTTTCTATGGCACGGACATGCCAAATGTAGATGCTAAAAAAGATTCTAATCTATTGGGCCTTCGCCGTACTTGTATCATGCTGATGGAGTGCCTATGCAGTTTATTCATAAATCTGGATGCAAACACCATCTCTGCTTTTATCTCAGAAAATGCTAAAGAAAGAGCGAAATTGATAGCTGAAGATTGGCAACCGAAGTTGGATGATCTTGATGCTGATGCCAGCAATGGAAATTCGTTAGAAGCACATGCATTCCTACAACTTCTGGCTACTTTTGGCATTAATTCACGTTTTGATCAGGAGAGCTTGTCCAAGTTAATACCCATGGTTTCTCGCCGTCGTCAGACAGCTGAGTTATGCCGTTTTCTTGGTTTGTCGGACAAAATGCCAG GTGTGATAGATGTTCTGATAAAGAATGGAAGGCATATTGATGCTGTAAATTTGGCATTTGCTTTTGAGCTCACTAATCAGTTTCCACCTATTTCACTACTGAAATCATACTTGTATGAGGCCAGAAAAGCGCCATCACCCGCCAAATCTGGAAATGTGTCCCCCGGTGCTTCTCGACAG GTTGATGTCAACGAGAAAGAGCTGACTGCACTCAAAGCCGTGATCAAGTGCATTGAAGATCACAAGCTCGAGGAGCAATTTCCCATAGAGACACTCCAGAAGCAGCTTCTCGAGATTGAGAAAGCTAAGGCGGACAAGAAACGTGCGACAGAAGTTGCCAAACCACAACCCAAAAGACCCCGTGCCAATGGTGTTGGGCATGCACCCCGTGCTGCTAACGACAAGAACTTCCATGGAAGGTATCCGCAATACATCTATGAACGACCTTATGCTTACACCGAGCACCATGTTCCTTCGTTTATGAGTGCTCCGACATATAACTTTTCTCCGAGCCATGGAAGCTTCTTCCCGAGTCCCTACCAGTACCAAACTGCATACCTGCACTAA
- the LOC121741492 gene encoding acyl-coenzyme A thioesterase 2, chloroplastic — protein sequence MEETISSPTTPIHIFSTLLSPFNDTDSNSNSNSSMTKKPLSLWPGMYHSPVTIALWETRSKTFERLLDPPLDAPPQSELLTKTPSRSRMTILYNFSTDFILREQYRDPCNEVRIGKLLEDLDALAGTISVKHCADDDSTTRPLYLVTASVDKMVLKKPISVDIDLRISGAVTWVGRSSIEIQLDVTQPPTQSAEATDSVVLTATFIFVARDYKTRAAAPVNRLTPETEREKSLYEAAEARNKLRKSKIKGHEKAIENGGINRVAALLAEGRIFCDMPALADRDSILLRETRLENSLICQPQQRNIHGRIFGGFLMHRAFELAFSTAYVFAGMMPSFLEVDHVDFLRPVDVGDFLRFKSCVLYTESESSDQPLINVEVVAHVTRPELRSSEVSNRFYFTFTVRHEAKAKNNGVRIRKVVPATEEEARRIIERIDADSLDS from the exons ATGGAAGAAACCATCTCCTCTCCCACCACTCCGATCCACATCTTCTCCACTTTACTTTCCCCATTCAACGACACcgattccaattccaattccaattcctccATGACAAAAAAGCCCTTGAGCTTGTGGCCAGGAATGTACCATTCACCCGTCACGATTGCTCTTTGGGAGACCAGATCCAAAACCTTCGAGAGGCTTCTCGATCCCCCACTCGATGCCCCCCCTCAGAGTGAATTGCTCACCAAAACCCCTTCGCGCAGCAGAATGACTATTCTCTACAACTTCTCCACCGATTTCATTTTGAGGGAGCAGTATAGGGATCCTTGCAATGAGGTCAGGATTGGGAAGCTGCTTGAGGATCTCGATGCTTTGGCCGGCACCATTTCTGTCAAG CACTGCGCAGACGATGACAGCACTACTAGACCGCTGTATCTGGTTACTGCCTCCGTCGACAAGATGGTGCTGAAGAAGCCGATAAGTGTTGATATTGATTTGCGTATTTCCGGTGCAGTTACCTGGGTTGGCCGATCCTCTATCGAGATTCAGCTAGATGTTACACAGCCTCCTACTC AGTCAGCTGAAGCGACTGATTCGGTCGTTCTCACTGCCACATTCATTTTTGTGGCTCGTGACTACAAGACACGCGCAGCTGCTCCGGTGAACCGGCTGACTCCAGAGACAGAACGCGAGAAGTCACTTTACGAAGCAGCTGAAGCAAGAAATAAGCTGAGAAAGAGCAAGATCAAAGGCCACGAGAAGGCAATTGAGAATGGAGGGATTAATAGAGTTGCAGCATTACTAGCCGAAGGGCGGATCTTCTGCGACATGCCTGCCTTGGCAGATAGAGATAGCATTCTTCTTAGAGAAACTCGACTGGAGAACTCCTTGATCTGCCAGCCACAGCAAAGGAACATTCATGGCCGCATATTTGGAGGGTTTCTTATGCATAGAGCATTTGAGCTAGCCTTTTCAACGGCTTATGTTTTTGCAGGAATGATGCCATCCTTTCTCGAGGTTGATCATGTTGATTTTCTTAGACCG GTGGATGTTGGAGACTTTTTGCGGTTCAAGTCTTGTGTGTTGTACACAGAAAGTGAGAGTTCGGATCAGCCCTTAATCAATGTGGAAGTCGTGGCACACGTTACGAGGCCAGAGTTAAGGTCTAGTGAG GTGTCGAATAGGTTTTACTTCACATTCACCGTTAGACACGAGGCAAAGGCTAAGAACAATGGAGTTAGGATCAGAAAAGTGGTTCCTGCAACAGAGGAAGAAGCACGCAGAATCATTGAGCGCATCGATGCTGATTCTTTGGATTCGTGA
- the LOC121741992 gene encoding probably inactive leucine-rich repeat receptor-like protein kinase At5g48380: protein MVGVSMRILSGFGAYSGFITILAWLLLTESFGSFAQNDVDCLRAIKSSLEDPLGYLGSWDFSNNSRTSICKFIGIECWHQDDNRILNIRLSDMGLKGGFPQGIVGCKSLTGLDLSRNNIRGNIPNNVSKLIGFVTSLDLSYNQLSGEIPVDLANCSFLNVLRLDSNHLTGQIPLQLSQLTRLKTFSVANNRLSGQVPTFANANIPAESYANNSGLCGGPLSPCRKVEG from the coding sequence ATGGTTGGTGTatcaatgagaatcttatcggGCTTTGGAGCCTACTCGGGTTTCATCACTATTCTTGCTTGGTTGCTTCTAACTGAGTCATTTGGCTCGTTTGCTCAAAATGATGTCGATTGCCTCAGAGCAATAAAAAGTTCCCTGGAAGATCCATTGGGCTACTTAGGGTCATGGGATTTCAGCAACAACAGTCGAACATCTATCTGTAAGTTCATTGGGATCGAATGCTGGCACCAAGATGACAACAGGATATTGAATATCAGATTGTCGGACATGGGACTTAAGGGCGGTTTTCCTCAAGGAATTGTTGGTTGCAAGTCCCTCACAGGCTTAGATCTTTCAAGAAATAATATTAGAGGAAACATTCCAAATAATGTCTCAAAGCTAATTGGTTTTGTCACTAGTCTTGATCTTTCGTACAACCAGTTGTCCGGAGAGATTCCCGTGGATCTTGCGAATTGCTCATTCCTGAATGTCCTGAGACTTGACAGCAACCATTTGACTGGCCAAATCCCCCTTCAGCTCAGCCAACTCACACGGCTTAAGACATTTAGTGTGGCAAATAATCGATTGAGTGGACAAGTTCCCACATTCGCAAATGCTAATATCCCAGCAGAAAGTTACGCAAACAATTCTGGACTCTGTGGAGGTCCTTTGTCTCCTTGTAGGAAGGTCGAAGGCTAA